One Salvia splendens isolate huo1 chromosome 1, SspV2, whole genome shotgun sequence genomic window, TGTCATTTCATAGAGCAAAACAAAAAGCCCTGAAACAACCCCCCTTTTGCTTCACCGGAATTTACAAAGAATATAATCGATATTTTGACACTTTCAAAAGATTTCAAGTTTGTGCATGAATTGCAACAAACAAGGATTCATGTTGTATTTGCAAAAGCATTCAAAGTTCGTAATCTTGAAGGGGATTAACCCTAAACAAAATGATGATGGTGCGAAACCTAACATTAGTCTTTATAGCCACAAGTAACTTCAAATCCTTAAAGATGCCAAAAATTTCTGAGTGTCAAAGTTCTTAAATTTGCAAACACTTTGCATAGGATCTTTCATTTAACTTTCACAGTGTATTAAATAACTACCATGTGTATTTAATATTGGCCCACTATAGATATTGGCCGGTGCAACTACCATCGGTTTTTTATGTCTCATTAAGAGCAAGTAATAGATAAAAGAGCCTACAAACAAAGAAATTTATACAGCCACAAAAAACTGTCAGATGCATCAGCAGGTGTGGTTTAACGGGACCAACCTTGTACTTACAGGTGAGCCTTGGAATGCAAAAGCATTCCCTTCCCCTGCTTTCCCCATTGCTGGACTCGTCTTCAACAAACAATATACTACCACATGGTAGAGGTATGCCAACTCTTACATATTTATCATGGTTACTTGATCATTACATGAGTTATAGCTCTGTTTATAATGcaaatattaaaaggcaaaagtAAAATTTGAGCTAAGGAAACTAGCAACTCCATTATATTGTGGTAAGTGGCATGGCATGCCAATGCAAGTATTGTTTGGATTATCAGCTGTCTGTTGGAGTTCATCTAATGAACTCTCTGATGTTTTGTTTGATCATTACATGAGTTATTGCTCTGTTCAGAGAGTTCATTTTATGATGCAGCGCATCGACTCATTAAATCATTTATATCCAGTAACTTCCCAAGCGATGACAGGATCTCCATCTTTATAGATTTCCACAATCCAGAAGATGATGAAGCCATCTGCTGGGCCTGGATCTCCATCTTTATAATGGCTTCCACTATATCCATTATAAAGAGAAGCCATCTGAGAACAAGTGCAAAAGGAAATGTCGCAAACCGCCCTCTGAGACAACTACGGGAAATAGCCATGGATGGATGCACTGTATATAGCACATACCAACCTCATCACAAACTTAACAGACAAAATTTTCACACATCATTATAGAGATAAGCCAACAAAATGGATTTTTCCAGAACCTCTCAAAGCCTCAGAAGTGAATGCATCATGTGATTCATGATTTAGATGAGATCTTTCCAAAAGGTTGTCAACTAACAGAAAAGCAAATGTAAGCCCAGATATATACAATTTCAACAAACTGCCATAATATATTCATTCCATCATCTCTATTCTCTACATTATCAAATTCAGCTTAGGTGACTCACATCTTCTAGGCCACCACGCGCAACCAGCAAATAAGAAACTCGCATTCCAAGCTGGCTCCACCAACATAACCTACTTAAACGATTCACGATTCTATAGCACCTCAAAAAACATAAATAGTTTGAAGAAACGAAGGAGTTCTGCATTAATTTCATCCTTCGTGATAAAATACTGGATGAGAACGACGATTTCaggaatataaaaaaaatacaaaaatttgcACGattgtaaaaatgaaaaataagtaCTGGAGTTGTAACTAATTATACACAACAATTAGGTCACAAATAAATCCAATTGAATATCCTACAGAACGAACGGAAGATTAATACACAAAAACGAACATACTCTCCTTTACCCCCTTGCGAGCACCGAGCTTGAGATCGAGATCACGTTCAACTACTAGACCCGCCCCGGAGCTCCTCCCAACCCGACTCCTGCAACGCATCCACATTCGAATCCTATAAAATGGATCCGATTCGTTTCCGGTAGGAATTGCAGTTGTTTTTGGTACAAATCTGGGATCCGAATGGTCCGGTTCTTGCTATTGACACAGAGTTTATTCAACAGTcatattttcttctcttcttcttccttcccAAGGATCAGAAGCGAGCGAGATTACCCGCTGGGATGTGCGGAATTTCGTTTGGGTAAATTTGTAATTTCCGTTCTTTTTTTTCAGCAAATTATGGATGCATATGTcttgagaaaaaaaatcttTGAGTTATGAGTATGCAAATAATTGGTGGATAAATTTTATATCAATTTCAAAGATTAATATCGTAATCATCAGATAATCGATCTTCTTTTACTTAATTCATATCCTTCATTTTCCTCGGTTATATACTTCCGTATCCATCAAAGCTAGGGCATacatcacttttttttatttacttttctacataaaaaaaataaattatcattATCAGAAGATAGGGAGTGCGCTTTGCCTAATTTTAAGAATATGCACCAGCCCACTAACTTACAATATTAGCACGGCCAATGGGCCAACCActctaaaaaaatactcccccGTTCGCCATTTAAAGACACGTTTTGATtcgacatgaattttaaaaaaattatttagacagtataaaaaaattaatgaaaaaattagtagaatatgagtacCATTTTTATATAGTGGTATTCGTTTTTAAATGAGTGTCaatgtaatgagttagtggagtattagatctattttttaaaaaattgaaagaaattTTTTTACTGTGTTTCTAAATGGCGAACAACACGAAACGCAAAACATGTCATGTTTTGAGGGCATCCACAACCCACGCTACTGCCCGCCATGTCATCATTCTCCCCATTTACCGTGTCCGGATAAAACTCCCCCAACACTGCACCCCATTCCACCCCCTCCATAGGCCAccactattaactagtataaaCTTGTTAGTTGTAAAATTGAATATGATGAACATAACACATGGAAATTcattaattacaaaatttaatttacaaatcctatatattgaaaattacaaattctaaaagttaaaaaattacaaatcataaatatttttaaaagaaaaaaaaaagaaaattacttcttctGCTTGATAATATTGGTGCGAAGGATGTTTGACCATCTCATTCTAGGAACTACTTCTTCtacttaaaaaaattgtttctagaggaattaattaaagttttgagaGTGATAGGATTGGTGTagaatgaatatatatatatagagggattaattaaattttaaaaatcaggAAAAAAATCGTTGCGGCGTGTCGTCGGCGCCCATACTGCGCTCAACTTAGCGAGTCGTGCCGCAACTGGGTCGGGCGTCCCACCCCAACTCAGGCACCTTAACCGTCTGCCCCCCGGTTCGCATGCCCTCCAACCATGGCCTGCCATCCCCCACTGCATTTGGGGCGCAACATCCACAGCTGCCCTAGGCTGTGGATGTccaggcaggcgaaatgaataccagtattatttttttcttccctCTCTAAGtgataatttttctttttataatgTCTCACTCTAAATGAAATAAGAAATGTTTCACTGAGATATGCCCTTCTATTGTGAGGAGATAGACCTTGTTGGTAAAATGTTGACGTGAAAATAGGATATAAAAATAGGCCAATGAAGTAAGCATGTTCATCGCTAATGCATGTTTGAGAAGGGCATGAATATTTATGTACCGTTCGATACGCTCAGCGGGCTTCTGCCCCTTTCGCTATAACTATAAAAATTCACCGCATACTCAATTTACACACATAATACTAACTTAGAGCATTATTAACCCCTTcctcaagtcccctccacgtcatcattcccctaaatttgagtcccAAGCCACAACTCCTCTAACCCTGCAAGCCCCATCCCAGGCCACTACTATTAAATTGCAATATTCTCAACTCCAACCTATATTActtataaaaattgaaaacattgaacaattataacacgagaaattcatttttaatacaaaataataaattataaactaaaaaaattagaacattaaaaaaaagtgcaaaaaaaaactgaaaatcaAAATGGTCAACACGTCgcccctctccctcttcttccttttcctccctcttcttcctcttccaaatgcaaaaaaaatcaaaaattggGGCCCAGGACCGGCCCGAACCCCCTCCAACGCCGGGCCGGGACGCAACGGGTCACGGCCCCAGAAGCTCCGTCGCCGGCCAGGCCGGACCCCGGGCGTGGCCCCGGGACGCGACTGTGTCACCGGGACGGTCCCAGGCCGGAAAATGTGCTCGTTTAATGCGTGGGCCGCCGGCCGGGACCAGGTGCGGTCCTGCCTGCTCGCGTTAATGATGCTCTTAGATTAAGTAGTCATACTAAATTAATGCTCACATATAATAACATGATTTTATAACCATGTGGTATGGAGTACTTAACAATGATAAATACAGAAAACAAAAATGAGAAATCAATGTCAAAGCACAAAAATCGGGCCTCAATTTCAACAATAAAACTGAAATTTTCAGTAATATAAAATCCCGTTCTCCTTTTctcttttgaaaatttcaaaactCCCTTCCCTCTTTAAGAATTCATGGTGTTTATTCTTCCCTCATTTCTCTCTTGActcctttttatttttcatcgcctccgccgccgcctgaGTAGATGAAAAGTAATTATCCACCATGTCGAACATACCAACCTCTCTCTCTGAAGTCTGCCTCACACTTTTCCGTCTAGCCATGTCCTTGGCCGATCCATGGCCCTTCTCCTAGAATTTCCCCCCAAAATCTCCACTTTTttcttaaaagaaaaaaaggtaaatCCAATTTCCGTAAATTTCTGAACGGAAGAGATATATCATGGGCAGCATGCGTGGTTTCTCGCTCAAGCACATTTTCCGGTGGAAACGCTCAGCCGCTAGGTATCGGCGTGTCGAACCGCTAAGCTGGACAGACCGGGTGAAGACGAAAGCGAAGGCGGTATTAGGTAGGAATATGGATCCGGGTCGGGGATACTTCCGGGTTGGTAAAGAAGAATGGGCGAGCGAAATACCGAAAGGGCATATGGCGATTTACGTGGGGCAAAAAGATGGAGATATGGAAAGGATTTTGGTGCCCGTTTTTTATATAAACCATCCATTATTTAGGGATTTGCTGAAGGAGTCCGAAAGGGAATTCGGGTATAACCATCCGGGTGGGCTAACCATACCTTGTCGGATCTCGGAGTTTGAGAGTGTTCAGACCCGGATCAAGGCGGGTCagtggttttgaattttgatggaATGCTATTGTTTTGATGTGTATATACTTTTAGTTGTAAATATTAGTATAGTTTTCCTTTTATAATCGAAATTTTGGATTGTTAGGCTTTGATATGGTTGTAAATTGTAGTGTGAAATACATAAATGATACTTAATCTTTCACTTTCTCACTTTCGCACGTAAATGgtatggtacctgatctttattttatatcgtttttggtacccaGTGATAAAAATAACTctaggtaccaaacatgtgatttttttgttatggaggatatttttggaaattttcattaaatagTACTAAACACGTgacttttttttcttattttctttcttttttcttcattttcttctttctttttagtattttatcttttctttcttctttctttttctccttagtttatgtttcctcttttttcttttttttctttttcttctttcttttttgtgttttatacatacatctaattgcattctTGATATAAATCAAGAATCCTTCATCAGGTTCATAGAAAGGGAAAAATAGATTTTTGTATTTATTGGATCCGTCGGGACTGGCGGGGCTCGAACCCGCAGCTTCCGCCTTGACAGGGCGGTGCTCTAACCGATTGAACTACAATCCCAGGGAAATAAGGGATCTGGCAGAAATTTTGATTCTTTTTTATCTTCGTATGGGCAGGACAAGGGGTTTTAGACTATCTCATGGTAGATTGATGCGGTTTATTGGGCCGAGCTGGATTTGAACCAGCGTAGACATATTGCCAACGAATTTACAGTCCGTCCCAATCCACTATCTGTTTTACGTCAAGCAATACGTGGAGTAACTccacaaaacacctaattaaattaattatttaaaataattaaatcaattaaatattttttattgaattattttatacacattttagggttgaaacacctaactaaaaatattcaactcttaatatcattatgaatacaattcacaattttaaatttttattaaaactatattgattagttattaatttaatgtaaaataataataataataataataataataatgtgtgattcataatttaaataattatagtataattatttattaataacaactagtttttagtattataacaataatattattataataattaaatataattataactacaattataattaagtatatttgaatgatattaaaaaataaattaattattaatttataacatcaaaataataatattaatattgattaataataatagtataaagagtgagaagaatgagagaagatactataatactccctccgtcccggattaGGAGTCACTTATTGTTATGgctcgggttttaagaaagagttgaagtgtgtaataaatgaagtgagatggtgaagtgtgtaataaatgaagtgagttgGTTGAAGGTAGGtcccttttgactttttggagtgtgtaataaatgaagtgagatggTAGAGTGTGTaattaaatgtttgatttttattttggtttattttaatgtagagaatgacatttttatgtaattttgataAAGAATGGGGTAAAATTGTATGACCAAATATGGAAAATTataaatgtgactcttaaattgggacagacttttatggcaaaaagtgactcttaatctgggacagatggagtatcacttttggtacttaGTTTTGTGTATGCCCAAAATAACCTCAatgacacaaatggaaaaatgtatttgtttagagggcattttggggtgaaaattgcatcaggtaccaaaaatgtgatttataggtaccagaaacgatataaaataaagatcaggtatcatttatgtgcgaaagcgaaagatcatgtaccatttataTAGTTCACTCTAAATTGTAAATACACATGCTCTATAGACTAGTTTACCAAGTTCGTACACTCAAATTAGATcaattttgaaaatgaaaagttttaaatGCCGTATTATTGACACTATTAATTATATGGACTTACAAATtttctctcctattttattttatcgatTGCGTATTAAAACTTATTTTgtttattactttatttattttttctgcataaaacctctctcactagtaactttttttatattcGTGAGTTGATGAGAATATCCAATTTATTGACTGAGATTAATAGCGTTTTCAGTACCGAGGCAACTTTAGCCTCGGcccaaaataaaacaattttacTGACGGACATGCcggtaaaaaaaattagttgcgGACTATGGGTATTCTCTCGGAAATTCAGTCGGTAATTATCAAGGGATTGCCCAAAACATGCTTTTTCCGTTCAACACTAACAAAACAAAACGAATATATATTCAAAACTCAAAAgcaaaaccaaacaaaaaaaaactagaaaaaaAGGTGCAAGGAACAAAACAAACGATCATATTCCACTTTCACAAACAATGCTACCTCTCATCACTCAGCTCTCTcatctcactctcactctctccATCTTCTTGAGCTCCATCGACGCCCACGTCTTTATCTATGCCGGCTGCTCCCAAGATAAATACCCTCCGAATTCACCATACGAATCCAGCAAAATCTCCCTCCTCTCCTCCCGAACCCTCTACGACGCCATCTCCATCGCCAACGACACAGCCTCCCCGCCAGATTCCGCCTCCTACGGCCTCTGCCAGTGCCGCGGCGACCTCAGCCACCGCGACTGCGCCTCATGCATCGCCGGCGCCATCAACCAGGTCGCCGTGCTCTGCCCCGACACCTACGGCGCTAGCCTCTAGCTCGACGCCTGCTACCTCAGGTTTCGCCACATTAGTATAATATTGTCCACTTATATATTGTTTGCACATTTTCTAATTCTTCGATGTCCCAACAGGTACGAGCGCGCCGACTTTTTGGGGAGATTGGACACCGGTTTGAGGTATAGGAAGTGCGGGGTCGGCGGGAACGTGGACGGGGAGTTTTGGCAGCGGAGGGACGACGTGCTGGCGGAATTGGGAGGGGCGGCGGGGTGAGCGCCACCGGGGCGGCGGAGGGGTATGCGCAGTGCCTGGGGGATATGGCGGCGGGGGATTGCTCGGAGTGTTTGGCCGAGACGGTGGCAAGGTGAAGATGCTGTGTGGAGCGACGGCGGTGGCAGATGTGTACTTGGCTCAGTGTTATGTTCGGTATTGGGAGTCGGGCTACGATACtacctcttcctcttcctcttcctcttcctcttcctcttcctcttcctcttcctcaggttttctattttaaaaacgattttgaagaagcaatttttctatttaaataaaacaagTTATTGGTGGAtataaaataattcaaacagggtaaaaaagaaagaaatatatgaatattaattaaaataaataaagtgagATCCAAAGTTGATTTGAGATAGAAACAAGTTGAACCCTCTAATGGCATAAGTATATATTCTAATGCACATAATTGCGTCACCATCCCATAGTCTTGATAAAGTTTAAATTAAAGCCTGCAACAAATTCGAACTTTATGTGCTTTTCCTTAGTGACtcatattatatattttttcagcCAGTAATTTGGGTATCTTATCTTGAACAAAGTTTTATTGTGGATTGTGGTTTGGTCTTGtattatggagtatttatttatttaaaattaaatattacaatTGTCGTGACCCACATATGTGGGTTCttaaaatttagaaatccgCTTGAATTTGTGGAAATTTGTTTGCAATATTTAAAAGATTGTTGTATGAAATGCAGATTCCTCAAACGGAGATGACGTGGGAAAAACAGTGGCCATAATTGTGGGGGTGGTGGCCGGAGTCGCTGTTATGATTGTATTTCTATCATTTTGCAGAAAAGCCCTTGGTAATAATCTTATTTActtaggtggcgttcggttgccatgactaatatcatgatacTATCTATCTAGggttaagttgtgggattattttagttggagggggatgctatgactaattatcatgagactatccatctaggattaagttgaagggttcaatcttatgaaccaaagatgatacatatttaatcatgagatttaatcttgtcaaccgaacacccctTAATATACTTAACatatttttcccaatttttaGTTGAATTGTTGGTTTCtagtttgaaaattttgaaactgGAACCGAACCATACTAGTTCTTGGTTCTGGTTACGACTGGGCCTGGAACCATGATCAATGGTCATGAACGACAATTAATTGTCTAGATCTGGATTGAATTGTCGGTTTTGATTTAAATATGTATTTCTATTTTCTACTACTGACTACATGACTACAATTGAAAAATTACAGGTTGAATTCTGGAGACAATAGTCACAAGACCAATATATATAGCAGATACCTGTGTATGGATGGAAAAAGGAAGCATCTATAGCATGTATTTTTTGGTGCTATTAAGTTTTGCACCAATTGTATTTGTTGGTGTAGTTGTTTCTAtgatttgtttaaatttattaattgcaTCCAGTGTTAATGTCTAGATATACCACTAATGCCATGTTGTAGTATAGAttttaaaatcttttttttGGCTAACTATTTACTAAATTTTGCCTCTTATATTTATTGCAAAAATATAAACGAAGCAAAATATTATTCGTCGCTATAAATCTATGCATAGATGTGTTTTCAGTtttcattaataaaacataGATCACATTAAGGAACCAAAGTTTAATCACGGGATTAGCACAAATATACATAcaattaattcaataaaactcaaACTCGAGCCAAATCAAAGCCCCGAAGTAAACGGCACATTAGTCGCCGACAGCCAAGAATTCGCGGCAATTGAAATCTGGAATGTTTAACTataattttcaatataattATACTCTTTACTACTTTTATTCAAGTAAAGATTATTTGAAACAATATTCAATAGGAGAAG contains:
- the LOC121809249 gene encoding uncharacterized protein LOC121809249, with translation MLVEPAWNASFLFAGCAWWPRRFDNLLERSHLNHESHDAFTSEALRVHPSMAISRSCLRGRFATFPFALVLRWLLFIMDIVEAIIKMEIQAQQMASSSSGLWKSILYHVVVYCLLKTSPAMGKAGEGNAFAFQGSPVSTRLVPLNHTC